Within the Vicia villosa cultivar HV-30 ecotype Madison, WI unplaced genomic scaffold, Vvil1.0 ctg.001844F_1_1_2_unsc, whole genome shotgun sequence genome, the region CTTCCTCTTCCAAAACTTGGTGGATAACCATGTTTCTTGTAACAATTATCAATCACATGCCCTGTTTTACCACAGTATGTGCACACTTTCATATTGCCTCTACCTCTTCCTGCAGAGGGATTTCCATAGCCTCGACCTCTTCCAAATGATTTTGAGCCTTCAACAGCATTCACCATCCCAGGTGCTTCCTCAATCACATTGCTGTTAGAAAAATTCAGACCACATATCTTCCTTTCTTGCTGCATTACCATTGAAAATACTCTATTGATTTGTGGTACTGGATCCATTAACAATACTTGAGATACCACACCATGAAATTCTTCATTCAGACCTATTAAGAATTGGATAATTCTATCTTCAGCCCTAAAGCTTCTACTATTGCgcattgcttgacatgcacatgTAACACGACACGTGCAACTTGGCATGGGGCGATACTGATCCAACTCTTCCCACATACTTCTCAATTCAGTGAAATAATCAGAAATCTTCTTGCTACCTTGTTTCAGATTTGTTATTTCTTGATGAAGTTGCGCTACTCGAATTCGATCTCCTCTCATAAAACGATCTTTGAGATCATTCCACATATCCACGGCATTGTCAATGAATACCACACTCTGAGCAATGGATGGTGTTATTGAATTGATAATCCATGTATGAACTAAATTGTTGCATCTTTGCCACGCGACATAATTCAGATCATCTTCTCCAGGTACTTCTATAGAACCATCAACGAATCTGAACTTGTTCTTCATGGCAAGAGCACGTCTCATCTTCATCGACCAAGCGTGGTAATTATCACCTGATAACGCTGGAGTTACGCACACCGTCGATGGATTTTCTGAAGGATGCACATAATATGGATCAAgatgatcctgattctgattgttgttattgtttctcGTCATCGATCAAGCTTCTTAAAATGCTGAGAATCGAAGAAAgtataaaaagaacaaaatcaCAGTGATTGCTTCAAGAAAGCTTCAATCACTATGAACAAGAAAGATCAATGAATCGCAGCGGATGCAGAGCAGGatcaacctgctctgataccatctaAGCAAGTAAAACGATTGTAAACATGATGCAAAACTCCATTGATGGAGTGTGAACAAGCAGAAGAAGAAAAACTTAAGCAGAGCaaaatagagaagaaagagaTTATTGATTGCTTGTTGAACAAAGTTAGTTACACAATGGTTTATATAGTTGGTAGGAAAACCTAACTGAAAACCCTAACTAACTGAATACAGTTAAGCTATGTAACTACTTTGCCACGTCAGCTGCATGCtttgtcaattttttttcttaactCACCAAATGATATGTCTGTGAAAGAGATATTGTGTAAAAACATAGTAGAAagatatattaaatatttgtatAATGATTGTTATTACTTTAATTTCTAATgcaattgaattatttttaatgtgaATTTGTTTCTATCTTGAATCTTCGGTATATATATTAGTATAGTAgcaataaaattctaaaataactTACATAATATTCACTCACAATTAGAATAAAAATCCTATAGAACAATAATATATGTGGATAATAATGAACAATAAtatctatttaaattttaatacaaAGTTATAAACTTCCTTAATAAAGGATcatttgacttttatttatttatttacgtggatccttatttttataaaaggaaaaatagtgtttatattatttagatttaatttttttaataagtaatgaTTTCATTAAACTCCAACAGGATGAATTACAAGCAGTAAAACACAACCTCTAAATTACCTCTTGATACATTTAAGAGGCAGAGTATTCTAAATATGAAAATTACAGCAAACAGAGGAAACGTTAACAGACCTAAACCACTTCCAAGACACTAAAATGATCGACGTATACAatcattgaaattgaaaatattaCCGTTAAACATAATCGCGTTCCTCATCGACCAAATATTCCACATCACAGCCATCCAAATAACCCCTACTGTTAATTTTTCATCTGAGTCCTTAATCTTATGATTGTGATATATGAACAACTTCAAATCTTTCACTGTTATATTCAAGTCTCCTCCAGTCCAATTTTCAACCTTTTCCCAAATTCTTATTGTTATTATGCACGTTTCGAAGAGATGACTAGTATTCTCATCTTCCTAAAAACAAAACACACAGCATTTCTCACTAACATTCACTAATGTGCCTCTCTTCCATAGCTGATCTCTTGTAGGGAGTCTATTGAGCTTATTTCTCCATCCAAACATCTTAATGTTTGAAGGTACATTCAAGCTCCACATGAAAGCTAACGCCTCCTTAACCGTTATGTCCAACTCCTCCGTCTCTGTACTGTTACGCAATACAGCAGCACAAGATCTTACCGAAAATCCCGCTGCCGGATCCAAGTTCTAGACAAACTCGTCTGGTGCGTCATGCTTCATAATTGTTGCTACAATGATCTGAAGcacttcatttttcaaaaaaagcATAGAATAATCAGAATTTAGGAACCAGTTATCGCAATTCCAACTCCAATCTCCGTTCTCCCACTCTCCCGCCTCTGCCACCGTCATGAACGGATCCGTTGCCTCCGCATATAATTCTACATAAGCTTCTGACAGATTATGGTTTGCAGCCCATTTACTGAACCAAAATGAAGTTTTCTCCCCATTGTTAACCCTGCAAGCAACCAGATCAGAAAAAGACATGCCACTAGAACCGGTACTGTCATTGATCAGAATCAAATCTCTCCATCATATTGAATTCATCTTTGTTATCACCTTCGCATCGTTTACAAACATCTTTGTTGTTGGACTAGTGTACCTGTAGCATAACAAATTATTCCACACGGCTTGATCCTCCGAAacaattctccacttccatttcatcAACAACGAAACATTCATGCCTTCGACGTCTCTAATTCCCAGCCCCCCCTCAGCTTTCTCTTTTCACACAGTTTTCCAGCTTATCCAATGGATACATCTCTTTCCTTCCTCTCCTCTCCACAAAAATTTACGTTGGATACTTCTAAtttctttgattatcttcttcgGGGCTCTATAAAACGATAAAGAATACAACGGAATTGGGTTCAACATCGAGTTAATGAGAACCACTCTGCCCCCCATGGATAAGAACCTTCTTGTCCACCTCGATAGTCTACTTTTAACGTTACGCACCACCTCCTTCCACATTAAAGCCTTTCTAGGATTGTCATCAACCCACACTCCCAAGAATTTAAACGGCATGGAACCAACACCGCAAGCTAAAAAAGTAGACGCGTATGCCATCGCCCTCTCACACATATTGATACCGTAGATGTTGCTCTTGCAAAAATTCACTTTCAAGCCAGGCATCAGCTCAAATCCTCTCAATATGGCTTTCAAACTCCACAGATTACCATCCCCTCCTTCCCCAAATATGTTATCAATATCGTAGATTTAAGCTGATATGTAATTGAGTAAAGTGACAATAATAGCGATATGCTATCAATATCGATATTGTGAATTAAAATGTGACAATAATAACATTACACTATTAATATCAATATTGTGAGTAAATAATAATCAAGTttaatatctattttttattactattaatccttataattcaataataataataataatatattattattattattaatattattaatatttaatttttggaatttaatatttatgatatattttaatttaaacccaaaaccctaaatattttaattaaatcatcatttattaactttaatttatagtTCTACCGCAACAATGATGgttactattttattaaatattttttaattaaaaaataaaaagttaaattaaattcattctcacaatcattaattatgattatttttaaaagatatcattaaatatttatttaatatgtgatcataaaatcatataatatcaatagaatgcataaatttacaatacagaaaaatttaaaaatgatagGCATGCCCGACGGGCCGAACCTTTTTTTTTAACGGGCCGAcgaaatatttacttaaattgaacagaTATTATAGATCATATGTTctaacgggccgacaaaatataggttttttaatccttatattaaattttttgaatttttactaAAACATTTATTTTTGACTGAACGAGACTACTTAATTTATAtaccttttatatatttttattaaccgttattatattatatttatttattatttacaatTACATATGCGCGACCCGTGTGAACGCACGAGTCTCTTGCTAGTTTAATTTAGAGTGAAGTTCCATTTTAGTCTCTCATAAAAATtgtagaggtcagattagtctATGAGGAAAAAAAATCtctattaaatcccttacaaaatttaaccgagccatgttagtccctcaacaaacatttttttaaaatcggttttttttcttagttttgaaccgtgactggattgctaataaagactcattttagtccctcaaaaaaaaggaagagtccaaattagtccctaagaaaaaatttctatatttaatcccttacaaaacttaatcaagccatgttagtccctcttttagtATTTCTTttaaatcgattttttttttaaattgagatTGGACTCCTATTTTATGAttgttgaattgaaattatttatgaagGGATTGTAGATAAATTATCGCGATACCACAatgttcttttctttgtttggtttattatcaggcttatgggtgggtgactattgtttttgttgttatgtatTATTGTGTATTAGGTGTCGTTATTGTTTTAGTTGTTAATGATTTTTTAGGGAGGTTTAGTTTTGTTACTAAGGTGATTTAGGATAATTTCTTGCTTTTCTAAATAATACTTGTGAcgaaaataatacacatggtatgttggaagaaaattggtttataccatatcacttaggttttgatgataacaaagtatttaatgaacaattaggtaTACTAACATATGTTCATTAGTCAAAGAATTTATCGGGCTCTAACTTCAATAGGAACATATGAAGAGAAGCTTGAGACTCAGATTATGAAAGATCAGAATATGATGACTCAAATTCTGAATGATAAGATTTTAATGTCTCACATCTAGGGAACCCAGCTTCTGGTGGAAACTTAGACTCTGAAGACCATGTGCAAAGGAACTTAACCTCTGATCCGTACTCAATTTCTGAAAGCAGGTCTATCTTATCAAGTCAAGTCATAgtttaaaaatacgaaaaaaatcgttagaaaaaaatattaaaagaggactaacatggctcagttaaattttgcacgggattaaatagagactttttttcagggactaatttggactctcccttttttgtgagggctaaaatgggtcttcactagtggtccagtcacggttcaaaagtaaaaaatatcggtttaaaaaaatattaatagaggaactaacatggctcggttaaattttgtaagggatttaatagagactttttttttttcctcaaggactaatctgacctctacaATTTTTGTGAGGAACTAAAATGGGACTTCGCTCtttaatttttttgataaaaggAAAGTTATAACAATTGGAGGTAGGCAGAGCATATGATAAAGTAGAAAATATTGTGTAAATTAaggtttaaaaaatatatatatctaaAGATGATTAAGTCTTCTTTTGAATCATTTTTTTAAGGTAGACCTTGCTTTCCGAATTCTcacaatttattatataaaatagttCAGCCATTTCTTGGTTTGTAACTCTCTTCTTCACTTGTAACCCTAAGGTGAATTCACAATTGAGAAAAGATTAATTGACTGTAAATTAATAATAtagtaaattttaataatttaattgtatTGAATAATTGATATATCTGGTCTTTATTTATACCACATCAATGATTCAAtgaatttaaaatatcaaaattatgcTTAAGAATGaagataaaattaatttatgcaaTAAAGCATAAGTTCCACATAAGAATAAAGCACTCATACTCAAGAATTGCCAacagaaattaaaaaatatatatatatttttagctctttatttcttattttattttattttatacaatattCCTCTACGGACATCTCGGATAATTCCTACCAGGTCCACCAAAGAAAATATATGTCTCATAATCTTTATCAAAACCTCCTTTTATATTATAACATTCTGGTTTTTCTTCTAAATATTCAGCATCCAGAAGGTCTATATAGACGTTTGGATTAACTGCAACTTTCATATTCCTAATATATGCAGCCTTTTTCAAACCTTCATCAGCAAATTCTCCACTACCCATGAAAGTTGAAGTATGATCTCCCGATGGATTTAAATCCACAACTTCTCCACCAAACTGAATTAAATTTGCTTCAtgatttaattctttaaaaaGAGAGTATGACCAATAACCAACTCTTTCATAATTCTCATTTCCAGCTGCATATTCAAGCCACCAACGTTGGTTCTGTTGATCCTTcacaaacaaaaaataaacaatacatttacaacctttaaaaaaaaatattaatatgattAACAAAATACTTTCTCTgtccttatttataagcaaaaattcttttttaggttcattgagtaatgaatgtatatAGTCTGTATAGTAGACCAGATACATTTATTACTAAATGAACCTAAAAAAGAAATCTTTGTTTATAAATAAGGCCGAAGTAGTAGTAGATTTTTTCTTTTAAGAGGTTAATTTAGTTTCTAAGAAAATTATTACCTGCTCGATTTTTAGGTTAAAATCATATTGGTCTCCTCCGATTACCGACACCGGACCAACTGGAAGTCCAAGGACAACTTTTTTGCTAGTTTGAACAAAACCAGGACATATTACATTGTAACATCCAGTTGCTTTATAAGCATCCACctacaattattattaatattatcgaTTTGATATCAATAAAATTTCTATACTTTTTATATCTTTTACTTCGATCAATTTACTTACCGTCCAATAAGTAAATATTCTAGGGCGACTGTCCCCGAATCTCTTCGGACATACCTGCATGTGTgattgattaaatataaaattttatatatataaagtgactattattctataagtatttaatataatatattacaaTTAATAATTCAGAAAATTGtatatcaataaaattaaaattaaaaaatatttgaacacAAAAAAAACCATGCCTGCCAACCAGCTTCAATACTTTCTTTAGCTGTTAGAGATTGAACCCAAATTTTAGATGAGCTGGACTCCTCTCTATTTTCTACTCGGGGAGCCCATACGTTTATGGTACCCTTTGCTCCATGGTACCCAGCTCCTTGCACATAGGTAATTACTTCCTgattaatatgaaaattaagtgTTTCAAAAAGTATTCAGTTTAAATATGAAGTGACATTGAATTATTGTAATTGCATACATAGAGTCTTTCGTGAAAGGGTAGGCCTTTTGTTCCAaattttatttcttcttcttttgttcttCTAATTGGTATTGTTCCATTCGGACAAGATTCACCTGATAAACTCCATGATGGAAAGTTTACAGTTGAATTATCTATTTGGTTGTGCGCTTTTGATTCTTCTTGAGAATTCTGCACATGAAAATAtggatgaaaatattttcaataaatttgataatttattttcaaaatgtctAAAATTAAATTGACAGAAAAACAACGTACCAATGATTTTTGTCCTTTTAATTGAGGGAGATCAAAAGCGGGTTGTTTatgaaacaaaacacaatctATGATATCACCATAGGGACTCtgaaaaaacaaacacaaattaAATAAATCTAAGTATATTAATgatgttttaaaatttatttttacatatacCTGAATTGTCTTAATAGCAGGCTTATTGATTTGTTGAAGATATgcctttatcgttttatttatgTTCTGAGATTCTTTTTCCAATCGTAAAGTTTGGTTTACTATATGGTGGTTGCTTGTTTCTAATGAGTAAATTGGACAAATGAAAGCAACAAGAATAAAATGTAAGATGAAGGACATAATTTGTGAGCTGAATTTCATGTTCGTGTTTTGTGACTGTTTTTCTTACGGGAATtgtagggatatatatatatatatatatatatatatatatatatatatatatatatatatatatatatatatatatatatatatatatatatatatatatatatatatatatatatatatatatatatatatatatatatatatatatatatgataaagaatatattaataaattgataaaaaaatattgctTTGGTCAAGCATTTTGACAAACTTGttgtatattttataatatatctagaaaataaactttttataaatataaatttaattatttaggctctgtttggtaaaattagcggttgggTGATAagatagcttatagctgatggctgatagcttatggctgatgactgatggctgttagcttatagctgatgactgatgactgatagctgataagttaattaaaatgtttggtaaaattagcggtttaactaactgataaatgtaaaatgacataaaaagacatttattaattaataattaaatatacttttaaaataattaaaatttataagggtattaatggaagaaaaaatataagctataagctaaaacgttGTTTAAAATAACGTCAggaaaataaactataagctagtaaaataaaatataaacttatgATGAAAATATTGTTACCGAACAGGTTTTTTATTATCAtacgagcttataagctataagataTAAGCTCAAAATATGACTTGTCAAACATTTGCCTTAGTTAAACATATTTGTTTTACTGTTGCGATATATTCCTTCAAAATAATTACTTATTAGTTTTATGAGATACCATTTTAAAactcataattattaattttaatttatatcaaTTTATTAATAGGAAGATTACTTTTATGATAGTTGAGGGAGATCTAAAGGTATTTGATAGTTGAATTAGATGAGGAtaaatttctaaaataaaaaatgtatcatttaacaaaaatattttcttaatgtTTATAAATCACCAATTTTAAAATGCCATTCAGAATAAAGTTATATTTCATCATATTAAATTTAATGATAATTAATCGTTTTTTCATAAAATGTTTGCTTAAAAGAATTTAAtcttgcattttttttataatatcttaaaagtaaatttatttaaatatattaactaacataaatttaattattttattaaatatatttttgacttAACTACAGTTTTAATCCCTCTCTTTTACCTCATTTATGAAATTACTTtcctattttaaattaaaatagttttgattttcttctcatatttTTGTACTAAAATTTGATGAATTTAGTACAAAAATATGAGAAGGAAATCAACACATATTTAGTTTTGACatcaaattttgatttaaaatactttaaattttgtactaatactttacttataaattttttactaaaattgcatgaaatcaaaattttaaattaatatatttatacttATAGTCATAATTTAAAGTACTTTATTAAATTAATACATTATTAAATTAATACATTATTGAATTAATGTATCAAAAGTTAAtacattaatttaaatataaagtacaaattaatatatttataattatagtcATAATTTAAAGTACTTTATTAAATTAATgtcataatttaaattaatattaaattaatgtatcaaaattttgatttaaaatactttaaattttgtACTAATACTTTATTAATATATTTGAGAAGGAAACCAACACATAAATCAAATTTTGTACTAAtactttatttataatttttttcaaaggttttattttaactcatttttcaaatttttgcacTTAAAATTGCTGACATGTCCATTATTTAATAATGTGAAACTTATATTTGATCATGATTGACCATGTTTTACGAGTGGcatataatttaataatatatttatcattaattttaaaaaatactcataaatcaacaattttaaaaaaaatgaatttcaaaatattgttatatcttattatatttatatagatGGCATTTATCTACTTTtggtcaaatattttttaaaataattaaatcctCCTATATACTTTATAATACCTCAAAAGTAAAATGATTTAAATATAATgactaatattaatttaatcattagttaaatatatatattt harbors:
- the LOC131636860 gene encoding protein neprosin-like produces the protein MKFSSQIMSFILHFILVAFICPIYSLETSNHHIVNQTLRLEKESQNINKTIKAYLQQINKPAIKTIQSPYGDIIDCVLFHKQPAFDLPQLKGQKSLNSQEESKAHNQIDNSTVNFPSWSLSGESCPNGTIPIRRTKEEEIKFGTKGLPFHERLYEVITYVQGAGYHGAKGTINVWAPRVENREESSSSKIWVQSLTAKESIEAGWQVCPKRFGDSRPRIFTYWTVDAYKATGCYNVICPGFVQTSKKVVLGLPVGPVSVIGGDQYDFNLKIEQDQQNQRWWLEYAAGNENYERVGYWSYSLFKELNHEANLIQFGGEVVDLNPSGDHTSTFMGSGEFADEGLKKAAYIRNMKVAVNPNVYIDLLDAEYLEEKPECYNIKGGFDKDYETYIFFGGPGRNYPRCP